The genomic segment TCTGATGGGATTGCAGGGGCAAAGCCCCCAGATTAGGAAAGATGTTGATTCATGTGACCACACTTGTGCATTCCTAGAAGTGCCCTCAACTTTGTTGAATGGAGTAATAGAAACAGTGTCAGTGATAATTGTTTAGTATACCTTCGCAAACCAATCACAATGATAGTGGTATCAAtagatttctctcactctctactaccCACATATATAGGAGAATTGCTGtggaaacccccaaacccccatattggccccaatagcagggaagggcatgaaaggtaccagggaaatttcAGGCTAAAATATCACTACAGTAGTAATTATCAAAGAATGTTATTCtgttgtctaatgcaggggacCATGCCCACTGCAAACCCTCTCCGGCAGGGCTACCGTTGACCAACCCAGGCCCAGGGAGATACAGAATCTGCCACATAGTCACAGCAGGATAGAATGCACAATTGACATGTGGGTTAACCACAGCAAGATGGAGCATAAGAATGATGATTTACTAACCTGATAAATGGATGACAAAGATCTGAGATACTCCCCATGCTGACCATATCGCAGATTAGTTTACTGCTACTCTCGGTACATTCCTGTGTGATTCGCTATTACTCAGTCCATATATGGAATATTCTTTGTTGTCTCAGATGGTGTTGGGGTGATAGCCCCCCCTCAGGGGGGTTGCATGAGACGCAGCCCCTttgtaatagatatataggtatatgatatatgcaaTTACAGTGCCTCTGAACAGCCAGTACCAAGCACAAACCTACTGTACGTATGTGGTGGATTGTTTGTTGTCCAGCATGGGGGTTAGGAGGCTGCATCCCCCTATTGTTGGGGGTTGTAGCAGCACAGCTCCCTGTAGTTGACTCTATAAGGACCAActttatgtatattattcatatttaccccacaatttccttggtacttttcatgccctcccctggtATTGGGCCCAAGGTCTTGGGTATTAGGGAGGTTTCTGTGGCATAATTTCTGTATATATTGGTAGTACAGAGTTAGAGGAAGCCATCAAtaccactattgtcattatgTGTCATGCAAAGGTATTCTAAATTTCTACCAGGGTAGTAACTTTCTAAACAATACCAATACTTCCATTCATTACCTGAACCGTTCAattacaatgaaaaaaacaaacaaaccaaaaaacagaaTCAAGCTTATTACACAATGATTGGAACAGTAAATGATAATTGTAAGGTTGGATGGCTGTGTGAAAAAAGTATGAAAGACAGGTATGATACCTTCCTttgtaaaattattaaaatagatggTGTgcctataatatacatatgaaaatcataatatgAACAATTTTGTTTGCAGTGCAGTATCAAGTACTTCACTGAATACATAATTCATTACTATGATATGTTGCTTAGTTTTTTACTGCTATATGTGGTTAAAGTATACATAAGGATTGCTCTGGCCAGGGAGAAATAacaataggaagggaagggggctggggcaGAGCCCTATGCAAATGAAAATGTGAAGCACATGATTTTAATGTACATGATTTGCTCACCCACTTGGTTAACCACTTGGTTGCCACCATGCCTTATGGTGCTATGGTGTTAAGGTCAACAATCATCCGCTACATAGATTCTGGTAGGATGGAGCTTGGACTGTTCCATTATATGATAATAAGGAACCAAGAAGTTTATATGATCTTGACAAAGATTTGAGATTTTCATTGATACAAAAAAATGACAAATCTATCTGATGTAAATGTAGTTTGTTTATTTACAAGTGCATCCAACTGCCTGTTACAAGTGCTTAACACAACCTTCTACAACAGAACCTTGGGACTGCCTTAGATGATTAAATTGCACAATACCCCCAAACAGTTAACAATCTGACCAGTCCTTACTTACATGGTGATGTAAGATTAATTTAATGTCCTAGAataatttttttcctgatttGCTATACAAAGGCACACTAGTTTAAACAGAAGTGCATTTACCATTTGTTCACCAGTgaagaatgaaaattaaaagaacTTAATTTTCAGTTTGCACAAGTAAAGTAGTAAATGAAAAGTGTTTAGATTTCATCAGTTTATAGATCTCATATACTGTCAGTCATGAGAGACTTGTTATTTACTAAAACTGTACCAAAGCTGAAAGTACAAGAGAGAATTCTTTCTAAAGTAATGTTTTGTTATGTAGAACAGCACTGATTTTTTTGTAAtcaaaataatggaaaagaatataGTCTTTGATAACTATGttgtattataatgattatatatagacacagattcTGAATTTGTTCTTGTACAATATTTTGAAGGCTAAGTGACCCCATGATCTGAGAATGAGAGCATAAAACATTAGCTTTAAAAATTAATCTTCTTAAGGTCAAGACAAGTCCACAGACTTTTATCAAAGATGCACTGGAGAGCTGCAAGTGATCAGTGTTCTTGTTAAGGCCATCAAGCATCTTGTCTAAGTATTTTGTCAAGACAAAGATTATAACTCATATGATGCTTGTATCTCAcagtttgcttttgtttgtactGTTTTGTTCTGTTCTAAGAGTTTTCAAGGATCTTATAAAATGCAGTATGttagttgtatcattattaacagAAAGAATacgttttcctttttatataaattttttgaATACTAAATACGCTGGATCCAtatctcatattttctttctgtaaTGGAAGTTATCAAATAATGCCAGTAATTTAGACCTCTGCCAGAAGGTCATCATATATCTCAGTATGTAGTACTTCTTGCCTGATAGTTGAGTTAGGCATTTCCATTAATGATTCTGTTTATTTGATTCTGTGGGAACTGACTTTTGGGTAGTGATTTCATAATAAGATTCAtaataagatttagttttaatttcatttgttacagtggatattctttgctgctgttttattttgcctaaatctccccctgtgtgcaagaaatagccgggggttaccattcactggccgggcgtgggattgaacgcaggtccgcaagattgccaGACCAGCCCCCTTACCGCTGCACCAGCACAGCTCTATGGTGTGTGCATCAAACAGTTGTGCACTTGTTTAACCCACATTGAGGAGGATCAGCCGTCCAAATCAACTATAAaacctctttctttatatttgtatattattttattttttatattgcaaGATTATTTTACACCACAGGCCCTGACTGTTGCAGTATGACAGGGGGAACAGCTATTGTCATAGCTGGTAAAGAGCTGTTGAAACATACTACTTTAAAAAAATCTCTGCTCCAGATTTTAGTGGCAGAATCCATCATGGATGAAGGCTTGCTTTCTTTGCGGTGGAATGATCATGGCCTTGCTTTCTTCAATATGCTCTCGAATATTAGAAAGGATGTAAGTAGTTTAATaaattattaacatatatgtagtatgatttattgttgtatattgatgtgtgtgtgtgtgtgtgtgtgtgtgtgcgtgtgtgcgtgtgtgcgtgtgtgcgtgtgtgcgtgtgtgcgtgtgtgcgtgtgtgcgtgtgcgtgtgcgtgtgtgtgtgtgtgtgtgtgtgtgtgtgtgtgtgtgtgtgtgtgtgtgtgtgtatgtgtgtgtgtgtgtgtgtgtgtgtgtgtgtgtgtgtgtgtgtgtgtgtgtgtgtgtgtgtttattattttatacatttagacacacagtatgatttattgttgtatattgatatgtgtgtgtgtgtgtgtgtgtgtgtgtgtgtgtgtgtgtgtgtgtgtgtgtgtgtgtgtgtgtgtgtgtgtgtgtgtgtgtttattattttatacatttagacacacagtatgatttattgttgtatattgatatgtgtgtgtgtgtgtgtgtgtgtgtgtgtgtgtgtgtgtgtgtgtgtgtgtgtgtgtgtgtgtgtgtgtgtgtgtgtgtgtgtgtgtgtgtgtttattattttatacatttagacacacatttatacttGATGTATATAGATAAGAAGTAAAAGATGTGTAGTAGACTATGTACCGAAGAAAAGTGATGAATGCATGTTATATAGTAATATTTTTTAGCAGCATGTATTTAAAGtgatctatttttgttgttaccctGCCAGAATGTGAATTTGCACAAATTGTCAAGTACAATCTTATACTGTGTACTTTTTTATAATTTAGTTATGTTTtagaattgtttattttttctcttccaggAGTCCTTTTGTGATGTGACTCTGACCTGCGATGGATACTTCTATCCTGTCCACAAGTTTGTTCTCTCTACGTGCAGTGATTTCTTTTACCAAATATTTGAAAAAACACCATGCAAACACCCAGTGATAATAATTGCAAATGTAAGCCGTAAAGACTTGGAAGCTTTATTAAATTACATGTATTTAGGAGAAGTCAGTGTTTTTCGGACAGAATTGAAAAGTCTTGTGAAGGCTGCTGAGATACTGAAAGTAAAAGGTTTGGCAGAACAAACAGAAAATTCAtctggaaatgaaaataaagtgaaacGTTCATCTTGGGAAGCAGACCAGCCAGAATCCAAACGGACAAAATCTGAAGATTATTCCTCAATtcatacaaaacaaaaagaatctgAAAGGCCTGCGCATGTGAAGGATTCAGCCACAAGAGCAAAGGTATTAGACACTGAAGCATTAAATGACCAAGATGCAAAAGGCTCTGAAGTAACTGCAGATGATTCTCTGGACTCAGTGGGAGAGCTTACATCTGCAGAAATTTCAGATTTAAGGAGAAATGAATCCAGTAGTGAATCCAACCAAGACCTTCCAGAGGTAGGTTTGTCTTGTTTGTAAAATTGGTTTGTTTAAGGGGGCTGTTCCAACCCTGGCCTACTAGATGGGCTTTGCAAACCTTGGAAAAAAGAATGACTTGAGATGGTTAAGTGAAAGTTCGTTGTGTGCTGTTGTGCTTTTGAGGCTTTTGTTTAGGATAAGCCCAGCTCACGCTCTCTGACTAGGGCCTTCAGATGAACCCACAGCAAAAACTGCTGATGAgattaatatacaaaaaaaaaaaaaaactctgagaAACTCTAGTCCTATATATCAACAAGCTCAGAGCCTGAGTTTCTCTCATCTTTTTAGATATCTGAATTTTTTTCAATCAAATACAGGCAGTTGGATCAAATTTTTTCTATCAAAAACAGGCATATggattaatttttttctattaaaaaCAGGCAGTTGGATGCATTTGTAAATAAGCAAACTACACTTACATCAGATAGATTTGTCAATTTTTTGTATCAAtgaaaaataaagcataaaaGAGAATAtgcagtttaatatatatatatatatatatatatatatatatatatatatatatatatatatatatatacatacataactttatatacgtatacatatttttaatatatatagatacataaatttataatatatatatttatctatatttatatcagtacatacatatattcctatatatatatctagatataatatatttatgtatatatatatagatataatatatttatgtatatatatatatttatatatatttatatatatatttataactataactgtaaatgtaactgtaactgtaactgtaactgtaactgtaactgaaactataactataactataactataactataactataactaactATAACTAACTATaactatgactatatatatatatgaatatgaatatgagtatgaatatgagtatgagtatgagtatgagtatgaatataaatataaatataaatataaatgttaatgttaatgttaatgttaatgttaatgttaatgttaatgttaatgttaatgtgcatgtgcatgtgcatgtgcatgtgcatgtgcatgtgcatgtgcatgtgcatgtgcatgtgcatgtgtatgtgcatgtgcatgtgcatatgtttatgtatatgtatatatatatatatatatatatatatattgaatatatatatacacatacatattatatctatatctatatatacatatctatatctatatctatatatgtatatatatatatatatacatatgaatatgtgtatgtattgatatgaatatagataagtatatatattataaatttatgtatctatatatattaaaaatatgtatatgtatatatatatatatatatatatatatatatatatatatatatatatgcatatatatatatatatatatatatatatatatatatatatataaataattatataaataaatatatgtatatatatatgtatatatatacatatatatatatacataagtatatatatatacatatatatagatatatatatacatagataaatatatatatatatacatatatacacatatatatatacatatatatatacatacatatatatacacacacacacacacacacacacacacacacacacacacacacacacacacacacacacacacacacacacacacacacacacacacacacacacatatatatatatacatataaatatatatatatatatatatatatatatatatatatatatatatatatacatatatatacatataaatatgaaaatatatgaatatatatgaatatatattttataaacacacacacgcacacacgcacacacgcgcgcacacacacacacacacacacacacacacacacacacacacacacacacacacacacacacacacacacacacacacacacacacatatgtatgtaaatatgtacacatacatccatacctatatgtatgtaaatatgtacacatacatccatacatatatgtatgtaaatatgtacacatacatccatacatatatttatatgtatgtatatatgtatgtatgtatgtatgtatgtatgtacatatgtacatattttatatataaatattgtatatttttgtatatgaatatgtatatatttgtatatatgtgtatatgtatatatatgtatatatatgtatatatatgtatatgtatgtatatatatatgtatatatatgtatatatatatatatatatatatatatatatatatatatatatatatatatatatatatatatatatgtgtgtgtgtgtgtgtgtgtgtgtgtgtgtgtgtgtgtgtgtgtgtgtgtttgtgtgtgtgtgtgtgtgtgtgtatgtatgtatgtacgtacatacatacaattgtggaattatatttcagtacacttgctagGTCCAACTTTTGCACATTGGCAACTAATCTACCCTATGTAGTTTGTAACAAATAGTTTAATTGGTTGAATACAAATAACCaatgagtgtattaatgaatatttttggaaaGTAAGTTAGCCATTTGATCTcttgttttcttcaaataagtagTGACAGAGCATGTGATATTAGTTATTGACGAGCACATTTTATGCTTTATACATCTATGCATGGCAACTAAATTTTCTAAAAATATCTTTGAAATCACTGAAACCATTGTAAATACTGCCCTGCCCAGTCCCTTGCTCATTATTGTcgtgggggcttaggagacagagactgaggcccaaggcaGGGCAGCTCTCTTGCCATAGACCTCAGTCCTTGCCTCTAACTAATTTTGAatggtcttctctttctttctcttatcttccccaacccttctcccatcCAATCCCTAAGATGTAAGAgctgtgttgaaaggatgaaaggctgaccttgtgcaagtcatgaacggcctcagggagccatgggcacggtaatCCTTGGTAAATcatttagcccttaccccttataaggaccctgaggggtggacctTTTTACCTTCCCCACATATGTCATGCTTaacatggccagtaatgaagattttgtaccctTATTAAGGGCATTGAGGCTTTATCAACTAACCTCTCTGAATCTAACTCCTCTAGTTTACCGACCCCTGACTTCGCTTTGACTTTGGTTTCAACCACTGTTAGTATACCTTCCTCCTTTACACATACTGCCAACTTGATCCATCCTGAATCATCTACCATCTACCCACGTTACAACTCAACCCTCACTTCCAACATCTTCTAGCCCACTTCCTAAGTAGTCAACTTCacattctacctcctcccttaTTACAACTCTTCAACCTTATCGTCCATGCCTCCATAATACAACCTTACTtcacaccactccctcctcccatcctcgtcCCTCTACAATACCCACTTCCTTAAACCTTTTGAGTAATCTCTTTAGACCGATTCCTTACAGTTCCCCCAACAACCCCACACTCAGATAATACCCTactctttcaacagtgcctccaaaaacaagtaggcaaagttttcTTGCACAGTTGTCCTGATCGTTCACGCTTAATCACAGTTACACCTGAGACTCAAGCCAAAGCGCTAACTACTCTGGTTGACTTCACTGGCAAGCCTATCCCTGTccaacctcacccctcccttgATACATGAACTGGAACTGTTGCCCTCTCCTCAACTGCTTGCCCTGTCTACGGAAaaaactggtcagactgtgaaaacgaTGTGCTCGATTGCCTCACTGAATACAATACTGTATCAGTACAATGCTATACTATTTCCCCCAGAGGCAATTGTAAGTCCagcatcaatattgccaagattacctttcgtagacatgaccttccccATAAGGTCTATATAGGAGGAGAATCTGGTTCTGGTAGACCATATCAACCTCCACcccatcaatgtcagaaatgcTGGCATTTTAGCCAACCTGCAAAGCACTGTCGGTCTACAGCAAGCTGCCCATTATGTGTTCAACCTGGTCATGATCATGCAAACTGTCCTGCACAATCACATACATGTGCTAATTGTGGTGGACCccttaatgtattttatagaggctgcacTGCTTACAAATTTGAATGTGAAGTAGTAGTTCttagattcaaactaggcctcactctactaGAAGCCAGACAAGAAGGACGACTATGAGTTTTTTCCATCACTACTTACTCCAATACCTTACACATCAATCCACTTCCATCCACTCTACCCAAGTGGTCTCTACATCTACAGCACCTCTTTCCCCTGCTCCTCAACTTGCcacctatctccctttttccatcctaaatccagacACTTCAATATCCACAATTTCCCCCATGTCTCTTCTTACTTCACGCTTTACCTATTGTATCAGACAACCcaaacaccccaccccatcttctcCTACCAGATCCCTCCCACACCTACTTCCTCAAACCCTCAGATACCAATTTCCTTTTCACCTCCCCATAAAAGATCCTTAATTTCCTAATCATCcctacccaactcccctccagaaacccttgaggaCATTAGAAACATTCTATATATGACACACGAGAAAGTTCCTCTTTCTCAGCCATCCACCAATTTCTCTACCCAGATTCTGGCTGCACTCATAGTGACTACCGaa from the Penaeus vannamei isolate JL-2024 chromosome 33, ASM4276789v1, whole genome shotgun sequence genome contains:
- the LOC113808867 gene encoding protein bric-a-brac 2 isoform X2 codes for the protein MDEGLLSLRWNDHGLAFFNMLSNIRKDESFCDVTLTCDGYFYPVHKFVLSTCSDFFYQIFEKTPCKHPVIIIANVSRKDLEALLNYMYLGEVSVFRTELKSLVKAAEILKVKGLAEQTENSSGNENKVKRSSWEADQPESKRTKSEDYSSIHTKQKESERPAHVKDSATRAKVLDTEALNDQDAKGSEVTADDSLDSVGELTSAEISDLRRNESSSESNQDLPEVKVEEVFVKEEFSDPWYEDAEVGVGEYQYDTAVAGLTYGPPQAAFQDNGSPWDLATTQLQARESRLSVRATGASRLQGVSFFIRILMDEASLICMRDRHHYICSFQCMPI
- the LOC113808867 gene encoding protein bric-a-brac 2 isoform X1, whose amino-acid sequence is MILVAESIMDEGLLSLRWNDHGLAFFNMLSNIRKDESFCDVTLTCDGYFYPVHKFVLSTCSDFFYQIFEKTPCKHPVIIIANVSRKDLEALLNYMYLGEVSVFRTELKSLVKAAEILKVKGLAEQTENSSGNENKVKRSSWEADQPESKRTKSEDYSSIHTKQKESERPAHVKDSATRAKVLDTEALNDQDAKGSEVTADDSLDSVGELTSAEISDLRRNESSSESNQDLPEVKVEEVFVKEEFSDPWYEDAEVGVGEYQYDTAVAGLTYGPPQAAFQDNGSPWDLATTQLQARESRLSVRATGASRLQGVSFFIRILMDEASLICMRDRHHYICSFQCMPI